Proteins found in one Alteromonas macleodii genomic segment:
- a CDS encoding Crp/Fnr family transcriptional regulator, translated as MEKFKPVLAGSTWFSAIPSYLQEAMFEKMRLKHLKAGQQLHAKGEDGVGFYGVCEGRLRVVTVGVDGREMLFALLGPGTWFGEISMFDDLPRTHDNFCETNSTVAIIQKNAFKALLEQYPELYPHFTRLLCTRVRSAFQFIDSSAGLSLKHQLVKRLLMLTTSYGQHLPKNNAITLTLSQESLAQMINSSRQTVNQLLGELESEGLLKRHYGKISIPEPDTLFSRYQFI; from the coding sequence ATGGAAAAATTTAAACCTGTTCTGGCTGGCTCTACTTGGTTTAGCGCGATCCCTTCTTATTTACAGGAGGCTATGTTCGAAAAGATGCGCCTTAAGCATTTAAAAGCAGGACAGCAATTGCATGCCAAAGGTGAAGACGGTGTAGGTTTCTATGGTGTGTGCGAAGGCCGCTTAAGAGTTGTGACCGTGGGAGTAGACGGCCGAGAAATGCTATTTGCGTTGCTGGGGCCCGGCACCTGGTTTGGTGAAATATCAATGTTCGACGACCTCCCTCGTACCCACGACAACTTCTGTGAAACGAACTCCACCGTTGCTATTATTCAAAAAAACGCGTTTAAGGCATTACTTGAGCAGTACCCAGAATTATATCCGCATTTTACTCGCCTTTTATGCACGCGAGTGCGCAGTGCGTTTCAGTTTATTGACTCAAGCGCAGGGCTTAGCCTCAAACACCAGCTGGTGAAGCGGCTATTAATGCTTACCACCAGCTATGGCCAGCATTTACCTAAAAACAACGCGATTACACTCACCCTTTCGCAGGAGTCTTTGGCGCAAATGATAAATAGCAGTAGGCAAACGGTTAATCAGCTTTTAGGTGAGCTTGAAAGTGAAGGTTTACTGAAACGCCATTACGGGAAAATCTCTATTCCCGAGCCAGATACTTTATTTAGTCGTTACCAGTTTATTTGA